From the genome of Sphingobacterium kitahiroshimense, one region includes:
- a CDS encoding OmpH family outer membrane protein — protein sequence MRNLFKGAIAFVAVIFATQLAQAQQKIGHVNLAEVIQATPEFKTAEGQLKTLSDGKTKELQDMYAMYQTKQKEANDKARNRSEANKETVDVELQKLGTELRDIETRINENQRVAQEELNKKEEELISPIHRKVSDALTAVSKEKGFAYVFDISSTNIPYFQGGDDLTPALKTKLGISATAAPATPAKK from the coding sequence ATGAGAAATTTATTTAAAGGTGCTATTGCATTTGTAGCAGTTATTTTCGCTACTCAGTTAGCTCAGGCACAACAAAAAATTGGTCACGTTAATTTAGCTGAAGTAATTCAGGCAACACCAGAATTCAAAACAGCGGAAGGCCAATTGAAAACTTTAAGCGACGGAAAAACGAAAGAGCTTCAAGATATGTATGCGATGTATCAAACGAAACAAAAAGAAGCAAATGATAAAGCACGTAACAGAAGCGAAGCAAACAAAGAGACTGTTGATGTTGAATTACAAAAATTAGGTACTGAACTACGCGATATTGAAACTCGTATCAACGAAAACCAACGTGTTGCTCAAGAAGAATTAAACAAAAAAGAAGAAGAGTTGATTTCTCCTATTCATAGAAAAGTATCAGATGCACTTACTGCTGTATCTAAAGAAAAAGGATTTGCTTATGTTTTTGATATCTCAAGCACAAACATTCCTTATTTCCAAGGCGGAGATGATTTAACACCTGCTTTAAAAACAAAATTAGGTATTTCTGCAACAGCTGCTCCTGCAACTCCAGCAAAAAAATAA
- a CDS encoding OmpH family outer membrane protein, with protein sequence MKKIVLVIAFVVVTISATFAQNFAYVNSEYILKHIPEYTAAQKQLDDLSQKWQQEVDQQYAEIEKMYKAYQNDQVLLNEDMRRRREDEIVKKEKEVKDYQKQKFGFEGELFKQRQQLVQPIQQRVSKAIQDIAQAQGFDLVLDRGQEVTFLYANPKLDKSNDVIIKLGLKPNSALAN encoded by the coding sequence ATGAAAAAAATAGTTTTAGTAATAGCATTTGTCGTAGTTACCATATCAGCTACTTTTGCACAAAATTTTGCCTATGTTAATTCAGAATATATTTTAAAGCATATCCCTGAATATACAGCCGCACAAAAACAGTTAGATGATCTTTCTCAAAAATGGCAACAAGAGGTAGATCAACAATATGCTGAAATAGAAAAAATGTATAAAGCTTATCAGAATGATCAAGTTTTACTAAATGAAGATATGCGCAGACGTCGCGAAGATGAAATCGTGAAAAAAGAAAAAGAAGTAAAAGATTATCAAAAACAAAAATTTGGTTTTGAAGGCGAGTTATTTAAACAACGTCAGCAACTGGTTCAACCTATACAACAACGCGTGTCCAAAGCAATTCAAGATATAGCACAAGCGCAAGGATTCGATCTTGTATTGGATAGAGGTCAAGAAGTAACATTCCTATATGCAAATCCAAAATTGGATAAAAGTAATGACGTCATTATTAAATTAGGATTAAAACCTAATTCAGCACTTGCAAACTAA
- a CDS encoding isoprenyl transferase: MSIIDHIDKNNLPQHIAIIMDGNGRWAKEKGKLRIFGHQSGVKAVREALEATLQVGVKHLTLYAFSTENWNRPKLEVIALMELLVSSLKKEVKTFQKNGVRLNAIGDLSKLPKNCQEKLQETMNLTAGNDKCILTLALSYSSQEEIVQATKKIAEKVVKGDLKIENITTEVFQENLYTSNLPNPDLLIRTSGEYRISNFLLWQIAYAEFCFLDKMWPEFEQEDLFKAILDYQKRERRFGKTSEQI, translated from the coding sequence ATGAGCATAATAGATCATATTGACAAAAACAATCTTCCTCAACATATTGCTATTATTATGGACGGCAATGGAAGATGGGCAAAAGAAAAAGGAAAATTACGGATTTTTGGTCATCAAAGCGGAGTAAAAGCTGTAAGAGAGGCACTAGAAGCAACTTTACAGGTTGGCGTAAAACACCTTACTTTGTATGCTTTTTCAACAGAAAACTGGAATAGACCCAAACTAGAAGTAATAGCGTTAATGGAGTTGCTGGTATCTTCGTTAAAAAAAGAAGTGAAAACTTTCCAAAAAAACGGTGTTCGTTTAAATGCAATTGGAGATCTATCTAAGCTCCCTAAAAATTGTCAAGAAAAATTGCAGGAAACAATGAATTTAACTGCCGGCAATGATAAATGTATACTAACATTAGCATTAAGTTATAGTTCGCAGGAGGAAATCGTCCAAGCAACAAAAAAAATAGCAGAAAAAGTTGTTAAAGGAGATCTGAAAATTGAGAATATAACAACCGAGGTATTTCAGGAAAATCTCTACACTTCAAACTTACCAAACCCAGATTTATTAATCCGAACAAGCGGAGAATATCGAATTAGTAATTTTCTTTTATGGCAGATTGCTTATGCTGAATTCTGTTTCCTAGATAAGATGTGGCCTGAATTTGAACAAGAAGACCTTTTTAAGGCAATTCTTGACTATCAAAAGCGAGAAAGAAGATTTGGAAAAACAAGTGAACAGATCTAA
- a CDS encoding (Fe-S)-binding protein, which produces MINQLIFTLCFVSAIILFAKNARQIYKNIKIGRALNRNDKPAERFKTMLLVAFGQKKMFKRIIPAILHLFVYIGFCIINIEMIEIVVDGIFGTHRFLSFLGGFYNFLIASFEWLAFGVLLGCIIFFIRRNVLHLKRLNSPELKNWPKTDANLILITEILLMTAFLLMNAADQKLQLYGESHYIIAGSFPISQYIISFLPSDPSALILIERICWWFHILGVLAFLNYLPYSKHLHILLAFPNTYFSNLKPKGELTNMESVTNEVKAMLDPTFTPPVSDQPIRFGAKDVQDLTWKNLLDAYTCTECGRCTSSCPANITGKLLSPRKIMMDTRDRLDEVGKNIKANGSFVDDQKSLLDTYITREELWACTSCNACVEQCPVNINPLEIIIELRRFSVMEESQAPASINTMFGNVENNGAPWKYSQMDRANWTSQQ; this is translated from the coding sequence ATGATTAACCAACTTATATTTACATTATGCTTTGTTAGCGCAATTATTCTGTTTGCAAAAAATGCTAGGCAGATTTATAAAAATATAAAAATAGGAAGAGCGCTTAATCGAAATGACAAACCTGCCGAACGTTTTAAAACCATGCTTTTGGTTGCATTTGGTCAAAAAAAAATGTTTAAGCGGATTATTCCCGCAATACTTCACCTTTTCGTTTATATCGGTTTTTGTATTATCAATATAGAGATGATTGAGATCGTAGTAGACGGCATATTTGGTACCCATCGTTTTTTATCATTTTTAGGAGGATTTTATAATTTCTTGATTGCCTCATTCGAATGGTTAGCTTTTGGTGTTCTGTTGGGCTGTATCATTTTCTTTATTCGCAGAAATGTCCTTCACTTAAAGCGCCTCAATAGCCCAGAATTAAAGAATTGGCCAAAAACAGATGCAAACCTTATTCTGATTACAGAAATTCTGTTAATGACAGCGTTTTTATTAATGAATGCCGCAGATCAAAAATTACAGCTCTATGGCGAATCACATTATATTATTGCCGGCTCATTTCCAATCAGTCAGTATATAATTTCATTCCTACCTTCCGATCCATCTGCTCTAATATTGATTGAGCGTATCTGCTGGTGGTTCCACATTCTAGGAGTATTAGCTTTTCTTAATTATTTACCCTATTCAAAACACCTGCACATTTTGCTGGCATTCCCGAACACCTATTTTTCGAATTTAAAGCCCAAGGGAGAGTTAACGAATATGGAAAGTGTAACCAATGAGGTAAAAGCGATGTTAGATCCAACCTTCACCCCTCCTGTATCAGATCAACCTATTCGTTTTGGTGCAAAAGATGTTCAGGATTTAACATGGAAAAACTTACTGGATGCTTACACCTGTACAGAATGCGGACGATGCACATCCTCTTGTCCCGCAAATATAACAGGCAAATTGCTATCTCCAAGAAAAATCATGATGGACACACGGGATCGTCTAGATGAAGTCGGAAAAAATATAAAAGCAAATGGAAGCTTTGTAGATGATCAAAAATCTTTATTAGACACTTATATAACTCGTGAAGAATTATGGGCCTGCACAAGCTGTAACGCATGTGTAGAGCAATGTCCAGTGAATATCAATCCCCTTGAAATAATTATTGAATTGAGAAGGTTCTCTGTGATGGAAGAATCACAAGCACCTGCAAGCATTAATACAATGTTTGGAAATGTAGAAAATAACGGTGCACCTTGGAAATATTCACAAATGGATCGGGCAAACTGGACTTCTCAACAATAA
- a CDS encoding exopolyphosphatase: MRYAAIDIGSNAVRLLIADIVQEKEGFSFKKNTLLRVPLRLGDDAFIHQKLSPKKADNLVKTMRAFRELMDVYNVEDYMACATSAMRDVTNGPEVVKRVSEIGIDIAIIDGTKEAEIIYNSHLEAKMDMDKVYLYIDVGGGSTELSLFANAKLVNSKSFNLGTIRILDNKDEQETWDDLKEWVTTNTKMYKQVYGIGTGGNINKLSRLANEKGDKPISYAKLKALYHYLTSYSLKERITLLGLNDDRADVIIPATEIFMTIMKYGHLKQIMVPRVGLVDGVIHTLIKKNLLK, from the coding sequence GTGAGGTATGCTGCGATAGATATCGGCTCCAATGCGGTTAGACTTTTAATTGCTGATATTGTTCAAGAAAAAGAAGGTTTTTCTTTTAAAAAGAATACCCTACTAAGGGTGCCGTTGCGTCTTGGTGATGACGCTTTCATCCATCAAAAATTATCGCCTAAAAAAGCGGATAATTTAGTAAAGACTATGCGTGCATTTCGTGAATTGATGGATGTGTATAATGTTGAAGATTATATGGCATGTGCTACATCGGCGATGCGTGATGTAACCAACGGTCCTGAGGTTGTGAAAAGGGTAAGTGAAATTGGTATTGATATCGCTATTATTGATGGAACCAAAGAAGCTGAGATAATTTACAATAGCCATCTGGAAGCTAAGATGGATATGGATAAAGTTTATTTGTATATCGATGTTGGCGGTGGAAGTACTGAATTATCGTTGTTTGCAAATGCCAAATTGGTGAATTCCAAATCTTTTAATTTAGGAACAATCCGTATTTTGGATAACAAAGATGAACAGGAGACCTGGGATGACCTTAAGGAATGGGTAACGACTAATACAAAAATGTATAAGCAGGTGTACGGTATAGGAACGGGTGGTAATATCAATAAGCTTTCTCGCTTGGCAAATGAAAAAGGTGATAAGCCTATTTCTTATGCAAAATTGAAGGCTCTTTATCATTATCTAACTTCATATTCTTTAAAAGAACGCATTACTTTATTGGGATTAAATGATGATCGTGCCGACGTCATTATTCCAGCGACAGAAATTTTCATGACTATCATGAAGTATGGACACTTGAAGCAGATTATGGTACCTCGCGTAGGATTAGTTGATGGGGTTATCCATACTTTGATAAAAAAGAATTTGCTAAAATAA
- the bamA gene encoding outer membrane protein assembly factor BamA: MKRILFVILFLACTQPQFAQAQVNGTAINLNDPDQISYLSPKDYIIGGVTVSGTQHLDNNVLITISKLVVGQYIEVPSEATSNVVKVMMAQGLFDDVQLWAEKIEGETIFLNIRVNERPRLTRIDINGLSKSQTEEVRKRLKDNAGKVVNENLINTTRNTIQRFLREKAYLYPEIKISTIKDTTQANNEILIADVDRKNKVRVKKITFTGNKEFTQKQLRKNLKGVKQKAWFRIFGPGKFKEEKYKEAKETLVAKMQNKGFRDAEIIQDSVIKVDDKNVLVNIDVYEGPKYYVGNIKWSGNAKYTDTVLNRILGIRKGDIFSEEKLTTKLMGGGRNSDDISSLYMNDGYLTFSIDPEQTRIYNDTIDLNLRVYEGAQFTINNIIVKGNDVTNDRVVLRSIRTKPGQKFSKEAIMTSVREIAQLGNFDEQKTNPVPENINHAEGTVDIVYNVTEKPSDQVELSGGYGAGQIIGTLGLTFNNFSTSNFFDKSSWKPLPRGDGQKLSVRGQTSGKRYQSYSFSFSEPWLGGKKPIYFGLSAYTSSSSYGGFNYYTGEQMVKDSDLNRIWMTGVTATLGKRVQWPDNWFQVNTSLSFQRYKLQNYSNYFLFDNGTAYNINLTQEISRNTIDAPIYPTSGSNLKFSVQLTPPYSLFNKINYETSAPEVKYKWTEYHKWKFDSQWYAKIAGKLVFKAQAQFGFLGSYSNKTGISTFERFKLGGDGMQGFDFLQGSEIIAMRGYANGSIIPEGTQNVNIAMRSGSPIYTKYQMELRHPVMLNEQATVFVLAFAEAGNTWNKFSEYNPFKVRRAAGVGARIFLPIFGMLGIDYGHAFDPIPGLQSSQWKQNFTFSIMQNMGGF, encoded by the coding sequence ATGAAGCGCATACTATTTGTTATATTATTTTTAGCATGTACCCAACCACAATTCGCACAAGCTCAAGTGAATGGAACTGCTATAAACCTGAATGACCCCGACCAGATAAGTTATTTATCCCCTAAAGACTATATTATTGGTGGTGTTACTGTTTCGGGAACGCAGCATCTTGACAACAATGTATTAATTACCATCTCCAAACTTGTCGTTGGCCAATATATTGAAGTTCCTAGTGAGGCCACATCAAATGTCGTGAAAGTGATGATGGCACAAGGACTTTTTGATGATGTCCAATTATGGGCTGAAAAAATAGAAGGTGAAACTATTTTTCTAAACATTCGTGTTAACGAAAGACCTCGATTAACCCGTATAGACATTAACGGTTTAAGTAAAAGTCAAACAGAGGAAGTTCGTAAAAGATTAAAAGATAACGCAGGTAAAGTTGTCAATGAAAACTTGATCAATACAACACGCAATACAATTCAACGTTTTTTAAGAGAGAAAGCTTATTTATATCCAGAAATTAAGATTAGTACTATTAAAGATACTACTCAAGCTAATAATGAGATATTAATTGCTGATGTTGACCGTAAAAATAAAGTTCGTGTTAAAAAGATAACATTTACCGGAAATAAGGAATTCACACAAAAACAGCTTCGTAAGAACTTAAAAGGGGTTAAGCAAAAAGCTTGGTTCCGTATTTTTGGACCTGGAAAATTCAAAGAAGAAAAATATAAAGAAGCAAAAGAAACCTTAGTTGCGAAAATGCAAAACAAAGGTTTCCGCGATGCCGAAATTATCCAAGATTCCGTAATTAAAGTTGATGATAAAAATGTCTTAGTCAATATCGATGTGTATGAAGGCCCTAAATATTATGTTGGTAATATTAAATGGTCAGGAAACGCAAAATATACAGACACAGTTTTAAATAGAATTTTAGGAATCCGTAAAGGTGATATTTTTAGTGAAGAAAAATTAACGACTAAATTGATGGGTGGAGGAAGAAATAGTGATGATATTTCTTCTCTGTATATGAATGATGGTTATTTGACATTCTCAATTGATCCTGAACAAACGCGTATTTATAACGATACAATTGATTTAAATTTACGCGTATATGAAGGTGCACAGTTCACCATCAACAATATTATAGTAAAAGGAAATGACGTGACCAATGATCGCGTAGTATTAAGATCTATTCGTACAAAACCAGGTCAAAAATTTTCAAAAGAAGCTATCATGACTTCTGTTCGTGAAATTGCACAGTTGGGTAATTTTGACGAACAGAAAACAAATCCAGTTCCAGAAAATATTAACCATGCTGAAGGAACCGTAGATATCGTTTATAACGTTACAGAAAAACCTTCCGATCAAGTTGAACTATCAGGCGGTTACGGTGCTGGACAAATTATCGGTACCTTAGGTTTAACGTTCAATAACTTCTCGACAAGTAACTTCTTTGATAAGAGCTCTTGGAAACCACTACCACGCGGTGATGGACAAAAATTGAGTGTTCGTGGACAAACTTCAGGTAAACGTTACCAATCTTATAGTTTCTCATTCTCAGAACCTTGGTTAGGCGGTAAAAAACCAATTTATTTTGGTCTTAGCGCATATACATCAAGCTCTTCTTACGGAGGTTTTAACTACTATACAGGAGAGCAGATGGTAAAAGATTCAGATCTTAACCGTATCTGGATGACTGGTGTTACCGCAACATTAGGTAAGCGTGTACAATGGCCAGACAACTGGTTCCAGGTAAATACTTCCCTTTCGTTCCAACGTTACAAATTACAGAACTATTCAAACTATTTCTTGTTTGACAACGGTACTGCTTACAACATTAACTTAACACAGGAAATCAGCCGTAATACGATTGATGCACCGATTTACCCTACTTCAGGGTCTAATCTAAAGTTTTCAGTACAACTTACGCCTCCATATTCATTGTTTAACAAAATTAACTACGAAACATCTGCACCGGAAGTTAAATACAAATGGACTGAATACCACAAATGGAAATTTGATTCACAATGGTATGCAAAGATTGCTGGTAAATTGGTGTTCAAAGCACAGGCACAGTTCGGTTTCTTAGGTAGCTACTCCAACAAAACAGGAATCTCTACATTTGAGCGCTTCAAACTAGGTGGTGACGGTATGCAAGGATTTGATTTCCTACAGGGATCTGAAATCATCGCGATGCGTGGCTATGCAAATGGTTCCATTATTCCAGAAGGAACACAAAACGTTAATATCGCTATGCGTTCAGGTAGTCCAATTTACACCAAGTACCAAATGGAATTGAGACATCCTGTCATGTTAAATGAACAAGCAACAGTCTTTGTATTAGCTTTTGCTGAAGCTGGTAATACTTGGAACAAATTCTCTGAATACAATCCATTTAAAGTAAGACGCGCAGCGGGTGTTGGTGCACGTATCTTCTTACCTATATTTGGTATGTTAGGTATCGATTACGGTCACGCATTTGATCCGATCCCAGGTTTACAAAGTAGCCAGTGGAAACAAAATTTCACATTCAGTATCATGCAAAATATGGGCGGGTTTTAA
- a CDS encoding CBS domain-containing protein gives MYIANIPLSQNTTIKQSDTIAFALDRMEDFQFHLLPVVDGDNYLGFISQNDLLNALDDQNTIASVHLKTDPIYIKANQHPYDAIRLMTAYNISTLPVLDENNKFEGVLTSLELVKTISVLQSLNDIGAIITLEIGIHDFSLSKIAHLVEAENAQILNCSTKTVPENATLLVTMKVNKSNIASLLSSFARQNYKVIASFNTLQEFDDLEDRYQQLMNYINI, from the coding sequence ATGTATATAGCGAACATTCCTCTTTCACAAAACACGACGATAAAGCAATCTGACACAATTGCTTTTGCTTTAGATCGAATGGAAGATTTCCAATTTCATTTGTTGCCTGTTGTTGATGGTGATAATTATTTAGGATTTATTTCTCAAAATGATTTACTGAATGCCCTTGATGATCAAAATACAATTGCTTCTGTTCATTTAAAAACTGACCCAATTTATATCAAGGCAAATCAACATCCATACGATGCGATCCGTTTAATGACAGCTTATAACATAAGTACTTTACCTGTGTTAGATGAAAACAATAAATTTGAAGGAGTATTGACTTCTTTAGAGTTGGTAAAAACGATTTCAGTATTGCAATCACTAAATGATATAGGAGCAATTATTACCTTAGAAATTGGAATACATGATTTTTCTTTATCTAAAATAGCACATCTAGTTGAAGCAGAAAATGCTCAAATTTTAAACTGTTCAACAAAAACAGTCCCTGAAAATGCAACATTGCTTGTGACAATGAAAGTAAATAAGTCAAACATCGCTTCTCTACTATCTTCCTTCGCACGACAAAATTATAAAGTCATTGCATCTTTCAATACACTGCAAGAATTTGATGATTTAGAAGATCGTTACCAACAACTCATGAATTACATCAATATTTAG
- a CDS encoding (Fe-S)-binding protein, with amino-acid sequence MEKELHVPTMAELVAKGETADILFWVGCAGSFDERAQKITRDICRILQHVGIKYAILGTEESCTGDPAKRAGNEFLFQMQAMMNIQVLDGYEVKKIVTACPHCFNTLKNEYPALGGNYELIHHTQLIQSLIDEGKLKPADGHIFQGKKITYHDPCYLGRANEVYEAPRKVLESLDAQLIELKRCKSNGLCCGAGGGQMFKEPEKGTKDVNIERIEEIIDSQATIVAAACPFCMTMLKDGVKIKDKETEIEVLDIAEITVRANRI; translated from the coding sequence ATGGAAAAAGAATTACACGTCCCAACGATGGCCGAGTTAGTGGCTAAAGGTGAAACAGCAGATATTCTATTTTGGGTAGGTTGTGCCGGAAGTTTTGATGAAAGGGCTCAAAAGATAACCCGAGATATTTGCCGTATTCTACAGCATGTCGGAATCAAATACGCGATATTGGGAACAGAAGAAAGTTGTACCGGTGATCCAGCAAAACGTGCTGGCAATGAATTTCTATTTCAAATGCAGGCCATGATGAATATTCAGGTATTAGATGGCTATGAAGTAAAAAAAATAGTAACAGCATGCCCCCATTGTTTTAACACCCTTAAAAACGAGTATCCTGCACTTGGGGGGAACTACGAACTGATTCATCACACGCAATTGATTCAAAGTCTAATTGATGAAGGAAAACTGAAACCTGCAGACGGTCATATTTTTCAAGGTAAAAAGATCACTTACCATGATCCCTGCTACTTAGGTCGCGCCAATGAAGTTTACGAAGCGCCCAGAAAAGTACTGGAAAGTCTAGATGCACAATTAATCGAATTAAAAAGATGTAAAAGCAATGGACTATGCTGTGGAGCTGGTGGCGGGCAAATGTTTAAAGAACCTGAGAAAGGCACAAAAGACGTCAATATAGAACGCATAGAGGAAATAATCGACAGCCAAGCTACGATTGTTGCCGCCGCCTGTCCATTCTGCATGACTATGCTTAAAGATGGAGTAAAAATTAAAGACAAAGAAACGGAAATAGAAGTATTAGATATCGCCGAAATAACGGTACGAGCTAATCGAATATAA
- a CDS encoding NAD kinase → MRIAIYGREFSPSVIPHVKHLLEYLNGKNVEIWIYDSFYTFLQKQFDCNKTFSTYSSNENLPKDTDFMLSLGGDGTMLSAVSLIHNSGIPIAGINFGRLGFLASINKTDFEPSIDQILAKNYKIQKRALLAVESPDRELFGGNSNYALNDITVFRYDSSAMITVNAYLNGELLNSYWADGLIIATPTGSTAYSLSCGGPIIMPGSGNFVITPISPHNLNVRPVVISSEFELALEIESRSEKYILSCDSKNETIESNVKLKITKAPFYINLIRLEGESYFETLREKLLWGLDVRNY, encoded by the coding sequence ATGAGAATAGCAATTTATGGTAGAGAATTTAGTCCTTCAGTTATTCCCCATGTAAAGCATTTACTGGAATATTTAAATGGGAAAAATGTTGAGATTTGGATCTACGACAGCTTTTATACTTTTCTACAAAAACAATTTGACTGTAATAAAACCTTCTCCACTTACAGCTCTAATGAGAATCTGCCAAAAGACACAGATTTTATGTTAAGCCTGGGTGGTGATGGAACTATGTTATCAGCAGTATCACTAATCCATAATTCCGGAATCCCTATTGCAGGCATAAATTTCGGAAGATTAGGTTTCTTAGCATCCATAAATAAAACAGATTTTGAACCTTCAATTGATCAAATTCTAGCTAAAAACTATAAAATACAAAAAAGAGCATTACTAGCCGTAGAATCGCCTGACAGAGAATTATTTGGCGGAAACAGTAATTATGCCTTGAATGATATTACCGTTTTTAGATATGATAGTTCTGCAATGATCACAGTAAATGCGTACTTAAATGGCGAACTTTTAAACTCCTATTGGGCCGATGGTCTAATTATCGCGACACCAACAGGATCTACGGCATATTCATTAAGTTGCGGAGGACCTATCATTATGCCTGGAAGTGGCAATTTCGTAATTACCCCAATTTCACCACACAATTTAAATGTTCGTCCAGTAGTTATATCATCTGAATTTGAATTAGCATTAGAAATTGAAAGTCGTTCCGAAAAATATATATTGAGCTGCGATTCTAAAAATGAAACAATAGAAAGTAATGTCAAACTAAAAATAACTAAAGCGCCATTCTATATTAATTTAATCAGATTAGAAGGTGAAAGCTATTTTGAAACACTCCGGGAGAAACTACTTTGGGGCTTAGATGTAAGAAATTATTAG